Genomic segment of Kibdelosporangium phytohabitans:
AGGCTCCGGGCGATCGGGTCGGGCCCGGAGTAGCCCAGGCGCGCCGCCGCGCTGAGGATCTCCTCACGCAACCGCTCGGACAGCTGGTCCGGCCGGTTGTAGGCGTTGGACACCGTCGCCCTGGACACGCCCACTTCGCGTGCCACAGTGTCGAGCGTCGGTCGCCTGGAACTCACGGGCAAAGCGTACTGACCTGCCCGCGAAGGACGGGCAGGAGTTGCTCCTCCTCGAACGCGAGATGATCTTCCGGCTGGTCAGCGAGCTGTCGCGGCATGGCCTGCCCGCGTTCCAGGGTGGTCACGGCAGCTTCCTGGATAGCATGAGCCGGACAGTGATTTTGCTTTGAAAGCAAAGCAGCTATGCGTTCAAAGGGTATTTGCGGAGGGGTGGCCATGTCAGCGGGCCTGGAGGTCGACGACGCCGTCCGGGCGTTGCTTCTGCTCATGCCGCGCATGGCCGGCCGGATCAAGCGGATCAAGGTGCCCGGCGAGCTGCAGTCCTTCGCGCTGGCGCCCCGGCACCTGTCGCTGCTGTCCTACCTGGTCTTCGACGGCCCGATGACCGTGAACGACCTGGCCGGACGGCTGGAGGTGGCACCGGCGACGGTCAGCCTGATGATCGGCGA
This window contains:
- a CDS encoding MarR family winged helix-turn-helix transcriptional regulator, whose translation is MSAGLEVDDAVRALLLLMPRMAGRIKRIKVPGELQSFALAPRHLSLLSYLVFDGPMTVNDLAGRLEVAPATVSLMIGDLGRKGILERREDDHDRRRRIVSITERHRPAIDEWLARGATAWQNALRPLTAEQRRMFIDTLLAYERGVADA